In the genome of Streptomyces aquilus, the window TCGTCGAGAAGCCGATCCGCACCCGCGCCGACCTGGCCCAGCTGCGCGACCTCACCCCCGAGGACGTCTCCTACGTCACCGAGGCCGTCGGCCTGCTGACCGCCGAGCTCGGCGCCACCCCGCTCATCGGTTTCGCCGGCGCACCTTTCACCCTCGCGAGTTACCTCGTCGAGGGCGGTCCGTCGCGCACGTACGAGAACGCCAAGGCGATGATGTACGGCGACCCGGAGCTCTGGGCCGACCTGCTGGACCGCCTGGCCGACATCACGGCCGCCTTCCTGAAGGTGCAGATCGAGGCGGGCGCCTCCGCCGTCCAGCTCTTCGACTCCTGGGCCGGCGCCCTCGCCCCCGTCGACTACCGCCGCTCGGTGATGGCCGCCTCCGCGAAGGTGCTCGACGCCGTCGCCGGATACGGCGTCCCGCGCATCCACTTCGGCGTCGGCACCGGCGAGCTGCTGGGCCTCATGGGCGAGGCCGGCGCGGACGTCGTCGGCGTCGACTACCGGGTGTCGCTCGACGAGGCCGCCCGCCGCGTCGGCCCCGGCAAGGCGCTCCAGGGCAACCTCGACCCGACCGTCCTGTTCGCCGGCACCGACGCGGTCGAGGCCAAGACCCGCGAGGTCCTGGAGACGGCGAAGGACCTGGAGGGCCACGTCTTCAACCTCGGCCACGGCGTCATGCCGTCCACCGACCCGGACGCGCTGACCCGGCTCGTGGAGTACGTCCACACGCGGACGGCCCGCTGACCTACCAGGTGTGCCGGGGCCGCGCCTTCCTGCCGAAGAGCAGGCCGCGTGGTTCCGGCGGCGGGGTCGTGCCCGCCTTCAGCGGCCAGGCCAGCGCCATGCCGACGAGGAAGCCCACGACGTGCGCCGCGTACGCCACCGTGCCCGCGTCGGAGACGCCCTCGCCGGACGAGTAGACGGCCTGGAGCGCGAACCAGAAGCCCAGCACCAGCCAGGCCGGCAGCCTCAGCGGCAGGAAGACCAGGAACGGGACCAGCACCCACACCCTGGCCTTCGGATACAGCACCAGGTAGGCGCCCAGCACCCCCGCGATGGCGCCGGACGCGCCGATCAGCGGGTCGCCGGAGTCGGCGTTGAGGAACGCGAAGCCGTACGACGCCGCGTAGCCGCAGACGACGTAGAACAGCGCGAAGCGCACATGGCCCATGCGGTCCTCGACGTTGTTGCCGAAGATCAGCAGGAACAGCATGTTGCCCAGCAGGTGCAGCCAGCCGCCGTGCAGGAACATCGCGGTGAACACGGACAGGAACGGGGACTTGTCGTAGCCCGGCGGCCCGACCACGCACCCCCGGCCGCCCGGACCGACCTCGCCCGTGGGCACGAGGCGGGGCAGCTGATGGTGGATCAGCTCCTGCGGCACCGCCGCGTAGTGGTCCAGGAAGGCCTGGAGATGACAGAGCTGGGACAGGCTGCTGTCGCCCGCCACGGAGCCGGCCAGGCCGGGCGTGTACAGGAAGACCAGCACGTTCGCGGCGATGAGCGCATACGTCACCACAGGGGTGCGGCGCACCGGGTTCACGTCATGGACGGGGATGACCACAAGGAAGTAGTGCCCGCGATGCGGTTCCCGAATCGGTGAACACCCGCACGCGCGCGTGCGTATGACTTCTCAACTGCCCGCGGCACGGGGAAGGCAGGTCGCGGGGTGAACGTGAGGAACAGGCGATGAACGACCGAGTTACTCCTCCGATCCACGCGCTGCCCGACGGCGAGGCCGAGGTCGCCGTGGTGCTGAGACTGCCCTGGGAAGACGTGGCCCGGCTGGGCCAGGACGCGGGGCGGCTCGCTACGCAGATGCAGCGGCCGGTGACGCTGGACGAGGCGGTGAGCCACCGGCTGCGGTCCACCCGGCCCGCGGCCCACGCGAAACCGGCGGGGGAGCAGCCGGCCGCGGTGGCCGCGCCGAGCGCCTCCGTCTCCTCCCTGCCGCCCCGCCCGGCCGCCGACCAGACCCGTCAGGCCATCGAACGCATCAACGGATCGGCGTAGTCGTCACGCGGCCCGCAGTTTCGAAGCGGCCTTGCGGGCCGCCACCAGCACCGGGTCCCACACGGGGCTGAACGGTGGGGCGTAGCCCAGGTCCAGGGCCGTCATCTGCTCCACCGTCATGCCGGCCGTGAGCGCCACCGCCGCGATGTCCACCCGCTTGCCCGCGCCCTCCCTCCCGACGATCTGCACACCGAGCAGCCGCCCCGTGCGGCGCTCGGCGAGCATCTTCACCGTCATGAGGGAGGCGCCGGGGTAGTAGCCCGCCCGGGACGTGGACTCGATGGTCACCGCCTCGTACTGGAGGCCCGCCCTGCGCGCGTCCTTCTCGCGCAGGCCGGTACGGGCGATCTCCAGGTCGCACACCTTGCTCACCGCCGTGCCGACCACGCCCGGGAAGGTGGCGTAACCGCCGCCCACGTTCGCGCCGATGACCTGGCCGTGCTTGTTGGCGTGCGTACCGAGCGCGATGTGGCGCTCCTGGCCGGAGACCAGGTCGAGGACCTCCACGCAGTCGCCGCCGGCCCAGATGTTCTCGTGCCCGCGCACCCGCTGGGCGAGGTCGGTCAGCAGCCCGTCGTGCCGGCCCACGGGCAGCCCCGCCGCCTTGGCCAGCGAGGTCTCCGGGCGCACCCCGATGCCCAGCACCACCACGTCCGCCGGATACTCGGCGTCCTCCGTGGCCACCGCCCGCACCCGGCCGTCCTCGCCGGTGAGGACCTTGGTGACCGTGGCGTCGTTGACCATGGTGATGCCCAGGCCCTCCATCGCCTCGTGCACCAGGCGGCCCATGTCCGCGTCGAGCGTCGACATCGGCTCGCTGCCCCGGTTGACGACGGTCACCTCGTAGCCGCGGTTGATGAGCGCCTCGGCCATCTCGACGCCGATGTACCCGGCGCCGACCACCACCGCCCTGCGGCCACGCGTGCGTGCCAGCGTGTCGAGCAGCGCCTGACCGTCGTCCAGGGTCTGCACCCCATGGACACCGGGGGCGTCGGCGCCCGGCATCTCCGGGCGGATCGGGCGGGCGCCGGTCGCGATCACGAGTTTGTCGTACGACGTCCAGGACTCGGCCCCGGAATCGACGTCACGCGCGCGTACCCGCTGCCCGGCCACGTCGATCTCCGTGACCTCCGTCCGCATGCGCAGGTCGATGCCCCGCGCGCGGTGCTCCTCGGGCGTGCGGGCGATCAGCTCGTCCCGCTCCTCGACGTCGCCGCCCACCCAGTACGGGATGCCGCACGCCGAGTAGGACGTGAAGTGACCCCGCTCGAACGCCACGATCTCCAGTGCCTCGGGCCCCTTCAGCCGGCGGGCCTGGGACGCCGCGGACATCCCCGCGGCGTCTCCGCCGATCACGACCAGTCGTTCGCTCGCAGCGCTCATGTTCATGCGAACACGCTACGGGGACAGGGCATTTCAGTCCTGTTCGCCGCCCTGTTCGCCGCCCTGTTCCCGGCTGGGCGCGGTGCGGGCGACCGGGAGCGGGCCGAGGGCCGTCGACGCGGACACCGGGGCCGGGCGGCGCGGCAGCCGGGGGCGGATCAGCCGCAGCCACGCCAGCAGGAGCAGCGCCAGCACCGAGGCGAAGGGGAGCACGGCGGCCAGTGCCACCACGATCCACCGCAGCATCGACACGAACGCGTCCCAGCCGCCCGACAGCGCGTCCATGACCCCCGGATCGTCGTCCTCCGCGGCCTTCGCCACCGGCTTCTCGGACAGCGACAGCGTGATGGTGGCCAGACTCGTGCGGTCCTTCAGGGACGCCTGACGGGCCAGCAGCGCCTCCAGGTCGGCCTGGCGGCTGCTCAGTTCGCCCTCCAGGGCGACCACGTCGCTCAGCTTGGTGGCCTGGTCCATCAGCTCCCGGATGCGGGCCACGCTCGCCCGCTGCGTCTTGATGCGGCTGTCCACGTCGACGACCTGATCGGTGACGTCCTGCGCCTTCGCGGTGCGCTCGACGAGCTTGCCCGCGCCCTCCAACTCGGCCAGCACCTCCTCGTACTTGTCGACGGGCACCCGCAGCGTCACCCGCGTCTCCTCCGCGCCCTGCTCGTCACGGGAGGTGGACTCTTTGCCGACGTAACCGCCCGCGTTCTCGGTGGTCGTCCGGGCCGCTTCCAGCGCCTTCGGCACGTCCTTGACCTGCACGGTGAGTTCGGCGGTACGGATGATGTGGCTGGTGGGGAGGCTGGGCGCGGTGCTCGCCTGCCTGCCGCCCGCGCCGCTGTCGCTGTCGGCGGCGCCGCCCGGGGCGCCCTCCTTCGCCTCCGACAGCGCGGCGCTGTCACTGCCGGCACCGCTGTCGGAGGAGTCGGAGGCGGTGCAGCCGGACAGGGCCAGCGCGGCGGCCAGCAGGAGGCCGGCCAGGGCCGGGACAGGTCGTACGGAACGTCGTGCGCGCATCTGGCGTACCCCCGGGTCGTGACGACGGACATTCGCTCCTTCGACGCCCGGCCGTGCCGGAACGTTGGAGCGCGACGGTCCCGATGCGGTCACGGTCGGGACGCGGGCGGGACACGACGGGGACGTGCACGGGACCTGGTCGGGCCAAAGGTCCCTGGCCGGACTGTCGGTGGCGTCTGAGAGGGTGGAGCCATGAGCGGATCAGGTACGACGGGACACGTCGTCGTCATCGGAGCCGGGATCGCGGGACTGGCCGCGGCTCACCGGCTGCTGCAGCGCGGGGCGCGAGTGACCGTGCTGGAGGCGTCCGGCCGCGTCGGCGGCAAGCTGCTGCCCGGCGAGATCGCCGGCGCGCGCGTGGACCTCGGCGCCGAGTCGATGCTGGCGCGCAGACCCGAGGCCGTCGCCCTCGCCCGTGAGGTCGGCCTCACCGACCGCCTCCAGCCCCCCGCCACCGCCACCGCCTCGATCTGGACCCGCGGCGCCCTGCGCCCCATGCCCAAGGGCCATGTCATGGGCGTCCCCGGTACCGCCGCCGCCCTCGAAGGCGTCCTCTCCGAGGAGGGCCTCGCCCGTATCGACCGCGACGCCGACCTGCCGCGCACGGAGGTCGGCGACGACGTGGCGGTCGGCGAGTACGTGGCCGCACGGCTCGGCCGCGAGGTCGTCGACCGGCTGATCGAGCCGCTGCTCGGCGGGGTGTACGCGGGCGACGCCTACCGGATCTCGATGCGCTCGGCGGTCCCGCAGCTGTTCCAGGCGGCGAAGACCCACACCTCGCTCACCGAGGCCGTCCGCGACATCCAGGCAAGGGCCGCCGCCAACCAGCAGACGGGCCCGGTGTTCATGGGCCTTCAGGGCGGCGTCGGCGGCCTCCCGCTCGCCGTCGCCGACTCGGTCCGCGCGCGCGGCGGCGAGATCGTCACCGACGCGCCCGTCACCGAGCTGCGCCGCGCCGGCGCCGAGGGCTGGCGGATCGTCACCGGCGACCGCACCCTGCATGCCGACTCCGTGATCGTCGCCGTCCCCGCCCCGGCCGCCGCCGACCTGCTGCGCGCCGAGTCCTCCGAGGCCGCCGCCGAGCTCGCCGGCGTCGAGTACGCGTCCATGGCCCTGGTCACCCTCGCCTACCGCCGCACCGACACCGACCTCCCGGCGGGCAGCGGCTTCCTGGTGCCGCCCGTCGACGGCCGCACCATCAAGGCGTCCACGTTCGCGTCCCAGAAGTGGGGCTGGATCGCCGACGAGAACCCGGACGTCGTCGTCCTGCGCACCTCGGTCGGCCGCTACGGCGAGACGGCGATCCTGGAGCGCGACGACGCCGACCTCGTCGACGTCTCCCGCCGCGACCTGCGCGAGGCCACCGGCCTCGACGCCCGTCCTCTCGAAACCCGCGTCACCCGCTGGACCGACGGCCTGCCCCAGTACCCGGTCGGCCACCACGCGCGTGTGGCCCGCCTCCGCGACCACGTGGCCAAGCTTCCCGGCATCGCCGTCTGCGGAGCGCAGTACGACGGCGTCGGCATCCCCGCCTGCATCGCGAGCGCGTACGCGGCGGTCGACCAGATCCACGGCGACGAGCGCGGTGTGCAGGAGCTCACCGCCCACCCGGTGCAGAGTCTGCACGGAGGAGCAGGAGAATAAGGACCATGAGCAACGAAGCCCCCACCCCCGAGGCCGGCCGGATCCCGAACAAGGGCAAGCTGGCCAAGGACCTGAACGAGGTCATCCGCTACACGCTCTGGTCCGTCTTCAAGCTGAAGGACGTCCTCCCCGAGGACCGCGCGGGCTACGCGGACGAGGTCCAGGAGCTGTTCGACCAGCTCGCCGCGAAGGACGTCACGATCCGCGGCACCTACGACGTGTCCGGCCTCCGCGCCGACGCCGACCTCATGATCTGGTGGCACGCCGAGACCGCCGACCAGCTCCAGGAGGCGTACAACCTCTTCCGCCGCACCAAGCTGGGCCGCGCCCTGGAGCCGGTCTGGTCGAACATGGCGCTGCACCGCCCCGCCGAGTTCAACCGCTCGCACATCCCGGCGTTCCTCGCCGACGAGACGCCGCGCAACTACGTCAGCGTCTACCCCTTCGTGCGGTCCTACGACTGGTACCTCCTGCCCGACGAGGACCGCCGCCGCATGCTCGCCGACCACGGCAAGATGGCCCGCGGCTACCCGGACGTCCGCGCCAACACGGTCGCCTCCTTCTCCCTCGGCGACTACGAGTGGCTCCTGGCCTTCGAGGCCGACGAGCTGTACCGCATCGTCGACCTCATGCGCCACCTGCGCGCGTCGGAGGCCCGCATGCACGTCCGCGAGGAGGTCCCGTTCTTCACGGGCCGCCGCAAGGACATCGGGGATCTGGTCGCCGGCCTGGCCTGATCAGCCTCGGGGCTCGGGCTCCGGGTGCGGTGCGCAGGCCGCGCGCCGCACCGGGAGCCGGCCCTCCAACAGGTACGCGTCCAGGTACCCGTTGACGCACCGGTTCGGCCCGCCCGCGATCCCGTGGGTCCCCGCGTCCCGCTCGGTCACCAGCACCGACCCCGACAACCGCCGATGCAGCTCCAGCGCCCCCTCATAGGGCGCGGCCGCATCCCGCTCGGCCGCCAGGATCAGGGTCGACGGCAGCTCACCCGGCCCGGTTCGCACATCGAGCGGCTCCTGACGCGGCGCCTGCCAGTAGGCGCAGGGCAGGTTCATCCACACGTTGTCCCAGGTCTCGAACGGCGCCACCCGGGCGAGCCGCGTGTTGTCCCGGTCCCACACCTCCCAGTCCGTGGGCCAGGACGCGTCGTTGCACTCGACGGCCGTGTACACCGCGCTGGAGTTCTCGGCCTCCTTCGCCGCCTCCGGATGCGGCCCCGCCTGCTCGATCAGCGGCTTGGGGTCGCCCTTCAGATAGGCGGACAGCGCCTGCGCCCGGTGCGGCCAGAAGTCGTCGTAGTACCCGGCCGTCAGGAACGCCCCCTGCAACTGACCGGGCCCGACCTTCCCGCCGGCCGGGTCCGCCGCCAGCTGGGCCGCCGCCTTGTCGTAGCTGCGCTGCACCTTCTCGGCCGTGTCGCCGAGGCCGTACGCCTTGTCGTGCCGGGCGGCCCACTCCCGGAAGTCCGCCCAGCGGTCCTCGAACGCGGCCGACTGGGCGAGGTTGTTGCGGTACCAGACCTCCTCCGGGTCCGGGTTCACCGCCGCGTCGAACACCATCCGCCGCACGTGCGAGGGGAACAGCGTCGCGTACAGCGCCCCGAAGTAGGTGCCGTACGACGCCCCCATGAACGTCAGCCTCTCCTCGCCCAGCGCGGCCCGCAGGACGTCGAGGTCGCGGGCGTTGTTGAGGGAGGTGTAGTGCCGCAGCGCGCTGCCCGCCCGCCGGGCGCAGCCGCGCGCGTAGGCCTTCGCCTCGGCGATGCGCTCCCGCTTGTACGACTCCGAGGGGTGCGTCGGCGCCGGTGAGGGCGCCTTGAGGAAGTGCTTGGGGTCCTCGCAGGACAGCGGGGCGGAGCGGCCGACGCCGCGCGGGGCGTAGCCGACGAGGTCGTAGGCCGCCGCGAGCCGCTTCCACTCGGGCAGGTAGCCCATGAGCGGGAAGTACATGCCGGAGCCGCCCGGGCCGCCGGGGTTGTAGACCAGGGAGCCCTGCCGGGGGACCTTGCGCTTGCTGTTGTGCGGGTCCTTGTGGGTGGCCCGGACCCGGCTGACGGTGAGCTTGATCTGCTTGCCGCCGGGGTGCGCGTAGTCGAGCGGGACGGTGACCGTGCCGCACTGCATCGCGGCCGGCAGGTCCTCCGCGTCCGGGCATCTGCCGAAGGTGATCCCGGCCGCCTCGGCCCGCGCGGCGGCGGTCGCGGCGCCGCGCAGCTCGGCCGTGCCCGGGGCGGCGGCGGGGGCGCCGCCCGGGGCGGCCGCGAGTGTGGTCAGGATCAAGGTCCCGGCGGCCGAGTAGAGGGCGGGGGCTCTCATCGCGTATCCCTTCGGTGCACGGCAGCAACAAAAGGGATGTTTCGTTCGGTTGTTGGGGAAGGCAAGCACCGTCCGGCCGGTGTCGGCGCCAATGCCCCCTATGCGCCCCTGGTGTGCCCGGCGCGCCAGTGCTGCTCGCGGTCGGCGAAGGCCGCGCGCAGATCCGGTTCACCGACCGCGCGGACCCCTCGTACGGCGACGGTCGTCAGGTACGTACGGTCGTCGCCGCTCCCGGTGCGGCGGGCCAGGGCGCCGAGCAGGCGCTGGCCGGCGGGGGAGGCCCAGCGCGAGTAGGGGTGGACCTCGACGCGGGCGATGGCGAGGCAGCTCAGGGTGAGCGCGAGGGGCAGCGCGAACCAGAGGGCGATCAGCTGCCGCGGCATCTCCGACGGCGCGGGCGTCAGCAGCGCGGTCGCGCCCAGCGCGAGGACGACGAGCGCGGCGAGCTGCACCTGGCGCACGGCCGCCGCCACCGTCGTACGCGCCCCGTCCGGCACGGCGAGGCCCGCGCGCACCAGCCGGTCGGCGAGACCGCGCACCGGGGCCGCGGTCGCCGCCGCGTCCCGCGCCGGGGTGATGCGGGACTGGCCCTCCGGGCCGATCGCCCCTATGACGGAGCGCTCGATCTCGTCCCGGCCGCGCGGGTCGACGACCGTCGCCCAGCCGGTGTGCGCGAGGAGCAGTCGGCGCTGGCGCGCCATCGAGACCATGGTGAGGTCGGCGACCCGCCGGGGGCCGCCGGACAGGAACGCCGCCTCGTACAGCGTCAGGTCGTGCCCATGGCCCGCGGCCACTTCTTCCGTGTCCACGGCCGCAGCACGTACGGCGGCCAGGCACAACCGGGTGCACGCGGTACCGGCGGCGGCCCAGGCCAGCAGGAGGAGAAGGACCCAGAACATGACGCTGTTCTATGCGAATCGACCGCGAAGGCGCCATGCCTTGTTCACAATCCGGACGGAGCGTGGCCGGTACGTAATGTTCCCCTTGGGGCCGCTCAGGGCTCGCTCGGCGGCGGGCTGGTGGCGGGTGGGGGCAGTGAATACGTCGGGGACGCCGGTGGGGTGACCGGGATCGCCGGGGTCGGGTCGGTCGTCGGGCCGGGCGGGCCGGGGGTGTTGGTGATCGGGGGAGTGCTGCCGGAGGCCATCTCCTGGGCCAGGGCGTCCCAGTCGACGTACCCGGTGGCCTCCAGGATCTTGATGTGGTCGAGGACGGTGGTGTTCGCGTCGTCGGCGAGGGCGCGGACCAGGGAGTTGCGGGTGGTGGCCCGTACCTGGGCGACGACCGAGAAGACCCTGCCGTGGGCGATCCGCAGGATGTTGGCGAACTGCCGGTCGTACTCGACCCCTTGGGCCGAGCTCAGGGTGGCCAGCCACTGCTTCTGCTGGTCGCTCGGCTCGTTGGGGAGGGCGAGGCCGAGTTGCGAGGCCACGTCACGCACCCGCTGGTCCAGGAACGTGTGCCCCTCGACGAGGTGCTGTCCCGCGGTGCGCACCGCCTGTGTCGTGCCCTTCCGCAGGGCCTGCTGCCCGGCCGGCAGTTCCCACAGTCCGGCCAGCCGCACCTTGGTGACGAACTCCCGGTCGAGCGCCGACAGCGGGCCGTACCTCGTCGACACCGTCTGGGCGTTGAGCACGTCGACCGCGGTCCCGGAACGGTCGGCGTACGACCAGATCGGGAAGACGAGGGCCGCCAGGGTCGCCGCCAGGCCGGTGATGATGAGCCCGGTGCCACTGAAGATGCCTCGGCCGTTGACGGGGGGTCGGGGTCGCATGGTGCCTCCTGCTTGCGGCACCGCACGCCAGTGCGTTTCGGGTGCGCAGTTGGCATGTTACTTCGCGGTCACGTCGGCTGACGACCGTCCGCCTCAGCGGCGCAGCAGCACCCGCCGCGTCGCCCGCGCCAGCCGCACGCCCGGCCGGTGCGAGCGCGGCCGCGACCCCGACCGCTCCAGCCACCACTCCCGCAGCTCGGCCAGCGCCCGCTCGTCCCGGACCACCCCCGCTCCCAGCACGTATCCGGCGAAGTCCAACGCGTCCCTGCGGTACCCGCCGGTCATCGGGTGCCCATGGGCGTAACCGAGGAACGCGGCCCGGTACCCCGTGCCCAGAATCACCGGCAGTTCGGGCGCGACCTTCGCCACGACGTCCGCCCGCTTCCCGGCCAGCGCCCGCGCCTGCACCCCGAGCCGCACCCGGTCGAACCCCTCGGGCACGGGCGTCCCGGCGACGAGGGCGGACAGCAGCGCGGCCTGCGCGAGGGCGAGCCGCTGGCGGGCCGGGGCGGTGTCGGGCATGGAGGCGAGTCGGGTGGTGCGGGCGGCTTGCGTGCCCGGCGCGGCCCCCTGCTCCCGCCCCTTCTCCACCGCCCCCCGGATCGCCGCCAACTCCCCCTCCAGTTCCGCCGGTTCCGGGAAGTTCTCGTCCCGTTCCAGGAGGACCCCCGGCGGCGACACCCGGGACGCGAGGTCGGTGAGGATGTCGAGGACCGGGCGGGGGACCGGGTGGGCGTGGCTGTCGTGCCAGACGCCGTCCCGCTCGAAGCCGCCCGCCACGTGGACGTACGCGATGGCCTCCAGGGGGAGGTCGGCGAGAGCCTCGGCCGGGTCCTCGCCGCGGTTGACGTGGTTGGTGTGGAGGTTGGCGACGTCGATGAGGAGTCGTACGCCCGTACGGTCCGCCAGCTCGTACAGGAACTGCCCCTCCGTCATCTCCTCGTCCGGCCAGGCGATCAGCGCGGCGATGTTCTCGACGGCGAGCGGCACCGGCAGGGCGGCCTGGGCGATGCGGACGTTCTCGCACAGCACGTCGAGGGCGTCGCGGGTGCGGGGGACCGGCAGCAGATGGCCGGCCTCCAGGCGCGGGGAGGCCGTCAGGAGCCCGCCCGCCCGGACGAACGCGATGTGCTCGGTGACCAGGGGCGCGCCCAGCGCCTCGGCCCGCTCGGCGAGGGCGGTCAGGCGGCTCTCGTCCGGGCGGTCGGCGCCGCCGAGGCCGAGCGAGACGCCGTGCGGGACCACGGTCACCCCGCGCTCGCGCAGCCGCCGCAGCGACTCCGGCAGATGGCCGGGACAGGTGTTCTCGGCCACGACCTCGACCCAGTCGATGCCCGGCATGCGTTCCACGGCGTCCGCGATCTCCGGCCGCCAGCCGATCCCCGTGCCCAGTCGCTCCATGGTCCCCGTCCCCGTTTCCCCGTCGAGTGGCTTGCTCAGGTGCCCGCCGTGCCGTCCCCTTCGACGCCGTGCCGTTCCTGTGTGACGGGGGTATGGCCCTGGCGTCCGGAGCCGAATCACCCGGGGGGCGTCTTCAGAGCAACATTTGAGGTTGAGGCCGCTGGGCAGCCGGCCAGCGGCCGGCTGGTGACGGTGCCGGTGTGGCCGGCGGTGTACGAGTAGCACTGGGCCCAGTCGGACGCGGCGACCTGCACCACGACGGTGGTGCCGGCCGCGGTGCGGGCGACGGAACGGGGGCTTCGGGGACGTAGTACGGCGGCGATCTCCTGGTCGGTCAGGGTGCCGTCGGCATCGGCCTTCTGGAGCCGGGCCCTGAGCCGCTCGGCGGCGGCGGTGACGGCGGCCCGGGCGTCGCGCTCCCGGTCCCGCCCGCTGTCCTGCACGGCCTGGAAGAACCAGACCAGCACGCCCGCGGCCACCAGCACGCCGACCAGCACGGCCGCGCCGAGACAGCCGGCCGACCGGCCGAGGAACCCGGCCGGCCCGCTGTCGCGGCGCGGCGCATGCCGCGTGGGGGAGGTCACGCGGTCATGCTCCCGTATAGCCGATGGAGGTCAAGGCGCTCTCGACCACGTGCTCGTATCCGGTGGTGCCCGCGTTGTTCGGATGGAAGGCCTCGCGGCTCAGGCAGGTCTGACCGATGCCCGAGGCGGCGATGCACACGGCGTGCGGGTCCCCTTCGTGGAAGTCCCCGTCGCCGTTGGGGCCGAGCACGATCTTGTTGATCCACTCGTCGCTGTCGCAGCCGCCGTGGCCGACGAACGCCGAGACCGGATTGGCGTACGAGACGTCGTATCCGGCGGCGTGCAACTCGTCCACCTTGGCCTTCTGCGCGGTGTCCATGTAGTTGGCGAGGGTCGCCAGTGCGGCGGCCTCGTCGCCGTCGATGTACCAGGAGCCCGTGCACTTGACCGTGCGGCTGAGGATCTCCGGATAGCCGACGAGCAGGATCTTGGCGTTCGGCGCCTGCTGGGCGACGGCGGCCAGGGTGTTGCCGATGTCCTCCTTGGTCTGGTCGATCAACTTCTCGTACTTGCTGAGGAAGTCGCTGCCCGCGCAGTCCCCGAGGCCCGCGCAGTCCGTCACGGCGTTGACGAAGGCGCCGTAGTTGTTGCCGCCGATGGTGAGCGTCACCAGGGTCGTGTCCTTGGTGAGGACGCCCGAGTCCACTTGGGGGATCTCCCGGAACTCGCCGTCGCCGGCCGCGATGTCACCGCTCTGCCAGTAACTGGTGTCGACGGACCCGTCGACCTGCCAGGTGTGGGCGCCGGAGCAGGCGACGAAGCCGAGTTCCGCGTCGGGACTGTAGTTGTCGGACAGCAGGGACAGGCTCGCGGACTCGCCCGGCAGGACGAGCTTGCGGGGCCAGGCGTTGGCGCTGCGCCGGCAGGCGTCCCAGTCGACGGTTCCGTGGTCCTGGTCGGTCGACTTGTCGTAGGAGCCGGCGCCCTCGCCCGAGGAGTAGGAGTCGCCGAGCGCGGCCACGATGTGCCGCGGCTTGGCCGAGAGCCACTGGAAGCCGACGGCGTCCCAGGCCACGTCGTTGTCCGCCTGCCCCTCGGGGGTGTAGTTGGACAGCGTTACGCCCTGGAAATCGGAGCCGGCGGTGAAGTGGTAGATGCCCAGGCTCACCCACTGGTTGGCGTGGGCGACGGCGTTGATGATCCGGTTGTGGGTGGTGCCGTCGCCGAGGTGGATGGTGTAGACGGCCTGCTGGCTGCCGGAGCCGGTGTTGGGCAGATGCACCAGTACCCGGGTCCAGGAGGTGCGCTGGGTGTTGAGTCTCCAGGTGCCGGTGGCGGCCATCGCGCCGC includes:
- a CDS encoding alpha/beta hydrolase translates to MRAPALYSAAGTLILTTLAAAPGGAPAAAPGTAELRGAATAAARAEAAGITFGRCPDAEDLPAAMQCGTVTVPLDYAHPGGKQIKLTVSRVRATHKDPHNSKRKVPRQGSLVYNPGGPGGSGMYFPLMGYLPEWKRLAAAYDLVGYAPRGVGRSAPLSCEDPKHFLKAPSPAPTHPSESYKRERIAEAKAYARGCARRAGSALRHYTSLNNARDLDVLRAALGEERLTFMGASYGTYFGALYATLFPSHVRRMVFDAAVNPDPEEVWYRNNLAQSAAFEDRWADFREWAARHDKAYGLGDTAEKVQRSYDKAAAQLAADPAGGKVGPGQLQGAFLTAGYYDDFWPHRAQALSAYLKGDPKPLIEQAGPHPEAAKEAENSSAVYTAVECNDASWPTDWEVWDRDNTRLARVAPFETWDNVWMNLPCAYWQAPRQEPLDVRTGPGELPSTLILAAERDAAAPYEGALELHRRLSGSVLVTERDAGTHGIAGGPNRCVNGYLDAYLLEGRLPVRRAACAPHPEPEPRG
- a CDS encoding TIGR04222 domain-containing membrane protein; the protein is MFWVLLLLLAWAAAGTACTRLCLAAVRAAAVDTEEVAAGHGHDLTLYEAAFLSGGPRRVADLTMVSMARQRRLLLAHTGWATVVDPRGRDEIERSVIGAIGPEGQSRITPARDAAATAAPVRGLADRLVRAGLAVPDGARTTVAAAVRQVQLAALVVLALGATALLTPAPSEMPRQLIALWFALPLALTLSCLAIARVEVHPYSRWASPAGQRLLGALARRTGSGDDRTYLTTVAVRGVRAVGEPDLRAAFADREQHWRAGHTRGA
- a CDS encoding DUF4142 domain-containing protein, with the protein product MRPRPPVNGRGIFSGTGLIITGLAATLAALVFPIWSYADRSGTAVDVLNAQTVSTRYGPLSALDREFVTKVRLAGLWELPAGQQALRKGTTQAVRTAGQHLVEGHTFLDQRVRDVASQLGLALPNEPSDQQKQWLATLSSAQGVEYDRQFANILRIAHGRVFSVVAQVRATTRNSLVRALADDANTTVLDHIKILEATGYVDWDALAQEMASGSTPPITNTPGPPGPTTDPTPAIPVTPPASPTYSLPPPATSPPPSEP
- a CDS encoding DUF692 domain-containing protein, whose protein sequence is MERLGTGIGWRPEIADAVERMPGIDWVEVVAENTCPGHLPESLRRLRERGVTVVPHGVSLGLGGADRPDESRLTALAERAEALGAPLVTEHIAFVRAGGLLTASPRLEAGHLLPVPRTRDALDVLCENVRIAQAALPVPLAVENIAALIAWPDEEMTEGQFLYELADRTGVRLLIDVANLHTNHVNRGEDPAEALADLPLEAIAYVHVAGGFERDGVWHDSHAHPVPRPVLDILTDLASRVSPPGVLLERDENFPEPAELEGELAAIRGAVEKGREQGAAPGTQAARTTRLASMPDTAPARQRLALAQAALLSALVAGTPVPEGFDRVRLGVQARALAGKRADVVAKVAPELPVILGTGYRAAFLGYAHGHPMTGGYRRDALDFAGYVLGAGVVRDERALAELREWWLERSGSRPRSHRPGVRLARATRRVLLRR